A stretch of the Amycolatopsis sp. BJA-103 genome encodes the following:
- a CDS encoding fatty acyl-AMP ligase produces the protein METISETVVAAHGRDHAPGGESFATLLEYWARRLGDEIAVTYLDHRAGADGRAISLSWRELDDRVDVLATRLAVFAAPGERAAILARQSADYVVAFLGAIRAGLVAVPLFAPDLPGHAGRLAAVLADCAPRIVLTTADGIDDVSGFLSSTDIERPAVLAVDTPSPVAAGERSWPRPEPDGLAYLQYTSGSTRTPAGVMLTHRNALTNARQACDAYAIETGTTSTVSWLPLFHDMGLILGIGAPMAAGAASVLMDPLAFLERPSRWLRALTASPGAISAAPNFAYAYSASRVTEDEKSYLELSRVVSLINGSEPVLPATIAKFHDAFEDCGLRPEVHRSSYGLAEATVLVAVTEAGKAPRQVTFDRERLAAGIAIPAAPGAASTTLVSCGFPAGQRVRIADPVTGALVEPGRVGEIQVNGPNIGAGYWGRPGESAVVFGLPPIDPESGAGWLATGDLGVRHGGELFMTGRLKDLVIVDGRNHYPQDLEQTVETHPAVRPHSAAVFAIEHGDGEAAVVVVERAKAIDADVAVAAGEIRRAVAAAHGLRPHDVVFLAPGEVPRTSSGKISRALCRKSYLDGALTARRLG, from the coding sequence ATGGAAACCATTTCGGAAACGGTCGTCGCCGCCCACGGGCGGGACCACGCTCCCGGCGGGGAGTCGTTCGCGACCCTGCTGGAGTACTGGGCGCGGCGGCTCGGCGACGAGATCGCCGTGACCTATCTCGACCACCGTGCCGGCGCGGACGGCCGCGCGATCAGTCTCTCGTGGCGCGAACTCGACGACCGGGTGGACGTCCTCGCCACCCGGCTGGCCGTCTTCGCCGCCCCGGGTGAGCGGGCGGCGATCCTGGCGCGGCAGTCCGCGGACTACGTCGTCGCGTTCCTCGGCGCGATCCGGGCCGGGCTGGTCGCGGTCCCGTTGTTCGCCCCGGACCTCCCCGGGCACGCGGGCAGGCTGGCCGCCGTGCTCGCCGACTGCGCGCCCCGGATCGTGCTCACGACCGCCGACGGCATCGACGACGTCTCCGGTTTCCTCTCCTCGACGGACATCGAGCGCCCCGCGGTGCTCGCCGTCGACACCCCATCTCCGGTCGCGGCCGGTGAACGTTCCTGGCCGCGACCGGAACCGGACGGACTGGCGTACCTGCAGTACACGTCCGGTTCGACGCGCACCCCGGCGGGCGTGATGCTGACCCACCGCAACGCGCTCACGAACGCCCGCCAGGCCTGCGACGCCTACGCGATCGAAACCGGGACTACGTCCACCGTCAGCTGGCTGCCGCTCTTCCACGACATGGGCCTGATCCTCGGCATCGGCGCGCCGATGGCCGCGGGCGCCGCTTCGGTGCTGATGGATCCGCTCGCGTTCCTCGAACGCCCGTCACGGTGGCTGCGCGCGCTCACCGCCAGCCCCGGCGCGATCAGCGCGGCGCCCAACTTCGCCTACGCCTACAGCGCTTCCCGCGTGACCGAGGACGAGAAGAGCTACCTCGAACTGAGCCGGGTCGTCTCGCTGATCAACGGAAGCGAGCCGGTGCTGCCCGCGACCATCGCGAAATTCCACGACGCCTTCGAGGACTGCGGGCTGCGTCCCGAAGTGCACCGTTCCTCCTACGGGCTGGCCGAGGCCACCGTGCTCGTCGCCGTCACCGAGGCGGGCAAGGCACCGCGGCAGGTCACCTTCGACCGCGAGCGGCTCGCCGCCGGGATCGCGATCCCCGCCGCCCCCGGCGCGGCGTCCACCACGCTCGTCTCCTGCGGATTCCCGGCGGGCCAGCGGGTCCGCATCGCCGATCCGGTCACCGGCGCGCTCGTCGAACCGGGCAGGGTGGGGGAGATCCAGGTCAACGGCCCGAACATCGGCGCGGGCTACTGGGGACGGCCCGGCGAGTCCGCCGTCGTCTTCGGCCTGCCGCCGATCGATCCCGAGTCCGGCGCGGGCTGGCTGGCGACCGGGGATCTCGGCGTGCGCCACGGCGGTGAGCTGTTCATGACCGGCAGGTTGAAGGACCTCGTCATCGTCGACGGCCGCAACCACTACCCGCAGGACCTCGAACAGACCGTCGAGACGCATCCCGCGGTCCGGCCGCATTCCGCCGCGGTCTTCGCGATCGAGCACGGAGACGGCGAGGCGGCGGTCGTGGTGGTGGAACGGGCCAAGGCGATCGACGCCGACGTCGCGGTGGCGGCAGGGGAGATCCGGAGGGCGGTCGCGGCCGCGCACGGGCTGCGTCCGCACGACGTCGTCTTCCTCGCCCCGGGCGAAGTCCCGCGCACCTCCAGCGGCAAGATCAGCCGGGCGTTGTGCCGGAAGTCCTATCTGGACGGTGCGCTCACCGCACGGCGGCTCGGGTGA